The following coding sequences lie in one Streptomyces venezuelae genomic window:
- a CDS encoding SDR family NAD(P)-dependent oxidoreductase → MTAHAPRTRFAGRTALVTGGGSGLGRAIALAFAAEGANVVVAGRTESTLKETVDLVEAAGGKALAVTADVSRSADLASLVAATVDRFGSLDVAVNNAGVLRAGQPVADLPEEDWRTMLDINVTGVLLALQAEVRQMRTQPAGGAVVNIASNLGAHTSVPGLAAYGATKAAVSALSRAAAAEHIRDGVRINTVSPGSSDTTMSFRPGETEAERAARMKESTPLGRVSSTAEVAAAVLYLASDESGSVVGADLVIDGGAAA, encoded by the coding sequence ATGACTGCTCACGCCCCTCGCACCCGCTTCGCCGGCCGCACCGCCCTCGTCACCGGCGGCGGTTCGGGCCTCGGCCGTGCCATCGCGCTCGCCTTCGCCGCCGAGGGCGCGAACGTCGTCGTCGCCGGACGCACCGAAAGCACCCTGAAGGAGACCGTGGACCTCGTCGAGGCCGCGGGCGGCAAGGCGCTCGCCGTCACCGCCGACGTCTCCCGCTCCGCGGACCTCGCCTCGCTCGTCGCCGCCACCGTCGACCGCTTCGGCTCCCTCGACGTCGCCGTGAACAACGCGGGTGTCCTGCGCGCCGGACAGCCGGTCGCCGACCTGCCCGAGGAGGACTGGCGCACGATGCTCGACATCAACGTCACCGGCGTACTCCTCGCGCTCCAGGCCGAGGTGAGGCAGATGCGGACGCAGCCCGCGGGCGGCGCCGTCGTCAACATCGCCTCGAACCTCGGCGCGCACACCAGCGTGCCGGGCCTGGCCGCCTACGGGGCGACGAAGGCCGCTGTCTCCGCGCTGAGCCGCGCGGCCGCCGCCGAGCACATCCGGGACGGCGTCCGCATCAACACCGTCAGCCCCGGCTCCTCCGACACCACCATGTCGTTCCGCCCCGGCGAGACCGAGGCCGAGCGGGCGGCCCGCATGAAGGAGTCGACGCCGCTGGGCCGCGTGTCGTCGACGGCGGAGGTCGCCGCGGCGGTGCTGTACCTGGCGTCCGACGAGTCCGGCTCGGTGGTCGGCGCCGATCTGGTGATCGACGGCGGCGCCGCGGCCTGA
- a CDS encoding carbohydrate ABC transporter permease codes for MTRAPLGDRLPGTRPRSSRLLGTQNRTLWFWIFVGPFALGLILFTYVPLAWSVYLSFFDAHNTVSPDDFIGFDNYASMLRNDAFTDSLVTFAVFSAFIVPTTFVLSLALALMVNRLRRAQAFFRSVFFLPAACSYVVAAMIWKLSIFNGVRFGLANTVLGWFGVDQTAWLSTTDPPWYWLVIVTVRLWLQAGFYMILFLAGLQRISPTLYEAAAVDGARPGWQVLRHITLPQLRATSVAVTLLLVINAFQAFDEFYNLLSTSSGYPPHARPPLVYLYYTALGREQNLGLGSAGAVLLALIIAVVTIGQARWFGLGGKED; via the coding sequence GTGACCCGCGCTCCCCTCGGCGACCGGCTCCCCGGCACCCGGCCACGCAGCAGCCGTCTCCTCGGCACCCAGAACCGCACCCTCTGGTTCTGGATCTTCGTCGGCCCGTTCGCGCTCGGCCTGATCCTCTTCACGTACGTACCGCTCGCCTGGAGCGTGTACCTCAGCTTCTTCGACGCCCACAACACCGTCTCGCCCGACGACTTCATCGGCTTCGACAACTACGCGTCGATGCTGCGGAACGACGCGTTCACCGACAGCCTCGTCACCTTCGCGGTGTTCTCGGCGTTCATCGTCCCCACGACCTTCGTACTGTCGCTCGCGCTCGCCCTCATGGTGAACCGCCTGCGCCGCGCCCAGGCGTTCTTCCGCTCGGTCTTCTTCCTCCCGGCGGCGTGCAGTTACGTCGTGGCAGCGATGATCTGGAAGCTGTCGATCTTCAACGGGGTGCGGTTCGGGCTCGCCAACACGGTCCTCGGCTGGTTCGGCGTCGACCAGACGGCGTGGCTCTCGACGACGGATCCGCCCTGGTACTGGCTGGTCATCGTCACCGTACGGCTCTGGCTCCAGGCCGGCTTCTACATGATCCTGTTCCTCGCGGGCCTGCAGCGCATCTCCCCCACCCTCTACGAGGCGGCGGCGGTGGACGGCGCCCGGCCCGGCTGGCAGGTCCTGCGCCACATCACGCTCCCCCAGCTGCGCGCGACCTCCGTCGCCGTCACGCTGCTGCTCGTCATCAACGCCTTCCAGGCCTTCGACGAGTTCTACAACCTGCTCTCGACGTCCAGCGGCTACCCGCCCCACGCCCGCCCGCCGCTCGTCTACCTCTACTACACGGCGCTCGGCCGCGAACAGAACCTCGGCCTCGGCAGCGCGGGCGCCGTGCTCCTCGCACTGATCATCGCGGTGGTGACGATCGGCCAGGCGCGCTGGTTCGGCCTGGGCGGGAAGGAGGACTGA
- a CDS encoding oxidoreductase — translation MAAWTAHDIPDQSGRTAVVTGANSGIGYVTARELARRGARVVLACRSEERGGAAVGRLLSEVPGAHAEFRALDLGDLASVRRFVEAYDSARLDLLVNNAGVMALPYRRTTDGFETQFGVNHLGHYALTGLLLPRLMETPGARVVTVSSGLHALANIDIGDLNSERTYRRWVAYGRSKTANLLFTHELARRLAATGADTVAAAAHPGYASTNLQSAGPKMEGRRGAERFAALANRLVAQPATAGALPTLYAATAPGVRPDAFIGPGPLGWRGSPTRSWRATWTRNDVAGERLWAASEGLTGVRYEGLKST, via the coding sequence ATGGCGGCGTGGACCGCGCACGACATCCCGGACCAGAGCGGCCGCACCGCCGTGGTCACCGGCGCCAACAGCGGCATCGGCTACGTCACGGCGCGCGAACTCGCCCGCCGCGGCGCCCGCGTCGTCCTCGCCTGCCGCAGCGAGGAGCGCGGGGGCGCGGCGGTCGGGCGGCTGCTCAGTGAGGTCCCGGGCGCCCACGCCGAGTTCCGCGCCCTCGACCTCGGGGACCTCGCGTCCGTACGGCGGTTCGTGGAGGCGTACGACAGCGCGCGTCTCGACCTGCTCGTCAACAACGCGGGCGTGATGGCACTCCCCTACCGCCGCACCACCGACGGCTTCGAGACGCAGTTCGGCGTCAACCACCTCGGGCACTACGCCCTCACCGGGCTCCTGCTCCCCCGCCTCATGGAGACCCCCGGCGCGCGCGTCGTCACCGTCTCCTCCGGCCTGCACGCGCTCGCCAACATCGACATCGGCGACCTCAACAGCGAGCGCACATACCGCCGTTGGGTCGCCTACGGCCGCTCCAAGACGGCCAACCTCCTCTTCACCCACGAGCTGGCCCGCCGCCTGGCCGCGACCGGCGCCGACACCGTCGCGGCCGCCGCCCACCCGGGCTACGCCTCGACGAACCTGCAGAGCGCGGGCCCGAAGATGGAGGGCCGCAGGGGCGCGGAACGCTTCGCGGCGCTCGCCAACCGTCTCGTCGCGCAGCCCGCGACGGCCGGTGCGCTGCCCACGCTGTACGCGGCGACGGCGCCCGGCGTGCGGCCCGACGCGTTCATCGGCCCGGGTCCCCTCGGGTGGCGCGGGTCGCCCACGCGGTCCTGGCGGGCGACGTGGACGCGGAACGACGTGGCCGGCGAGCGGTTGTGGGCGGCGTCCGAGGGGCTGACGGGCGTGCGGTACGAAGGGCTGAAGAGCACCTGA
- a CDS encoding ABC transporter substrate-binding protein, with amino-acid sequence MAISRRTLLGTGATGAALGLLTACGSNTGRDGGGSGGKGPRLAQWYHQYGEPGTEQAVKRYAAAYKKADVAVQWRPGNYDEQTAAALLTDSGPDVFEVNGPSLDQIREGQVVDLTELFDGVKDDFNPVVLAPKTYDGKIWAIPQVVDMHLLYYRKSLLDDAGVRPPESLDELVDAAKALTTKDVKGLFLGNDGGAGALGVTPLYAAGLSSVTEDGEVGFDDPAAARTLGKLRQLYADKSLLLGAPADWSDPSAFVQELTAMQWCGLWALPAVKKELGDDFGVLALPADGPDGKPSLPVGSYGAAVSARSDHKTEAKDFLKWLWIDRTAYQEDFALSYGFHIPARLSLAKKADKLKEGAAADAVRYSTEYGYSEPLLWTPASRTAYQDALSRIIKSGANPASELKSVVRKVRAELDRVKKKS; translated from the coding sequence ATGGCCATCAGCCGCAGGACACTTCTCGGGACGGGTGCGACGGGCGCCGCCCTCGGGCTGCTCACCGCGTGCGGGTCCAACACAGGGCGCGACGGCGGCGGCTCGGGCGGCAAGGGCCCGCGGCTCGCGCAGTGGTACCACCAGTACGGCGAGCCGGGCACCGAGCAGGCCGTGAAGCGGTACGCGGCCGCGTACAAGAAGGCGGACGTCGCCGTCCAGTGGCGCCCCGGCAACTACGACGAGCAGACCGCGGCCGCGCTCCTCACCGACTCGGGCCCCGACGTGTTCGAGGTCAACGGCCCGTCCCTGGACCAGATCCGCGAGGGCCAGGTCGTCGACCTCACCGAGCTGTTCGACGGCGTGAAGGACGACTTCAACCCGGTGGTCCTCGCCCCCAAGACGTACGACGGGAAGATCTGGGCGATCCCTCAGGTCGTCGACATGCACCTGCTCTACTACCGCAAGAGCCTCCTCGACGACGCGGGTGTCCGGCCGCCGGAGAGCCTGGACGAGCTGGTCGACGCGGCGAAGGCGCTGACCACGAAGGACGTGAAGGGCCTCTTCCTCGGCAACGACGGCGGAGCGGGCGCCCTCGGCGTCACGCCCCTGTACGCGGCGGGGCTCTCCTCCGTCACCGAGGACGGCGAGGTCGGCTTTGACGACCCGGCGGCCGCCCGCACCCTCGGCAAGCTGCGTCAACTGTACGCCGACAAGTCGCTGTTGCTCGGCGCGCCCGCCGACTGGTCGGACCCGTCGGCGTTCGTGCAGGAGCTGACCGCCATGCAGTGGTGCGGCCTGTGGGCACTGCCCGCCGTGAAGAAGGAGCTGGGCGACGACTTCGGCGTCCTTGCGCTGCCCGCCGACGGCCCCGACGGGAAGCCGTCGCTGCCCGTGGGGTCGTACGGCGCGGCGGTGAGCGCCCGCAGCGACCACAAGACGGAGGCGAAGGACTTCCTCAAGTGGCTGTGGATCGACAGGACCGCGTACCAGGAGGACTTCGCGCTCTCGTACGGCTTCCACATCCCCGCCAGGCTCTCCCTCGCCAAGAAGGCCGACAAGCTGAAGGAGGGCGCTGCGGCGGACGCGGTGCGCTACTCCACCGAGTACGGCTACTCCGAGCCGCTCCTCTGGACCCCGGCGAGCCGCACCGCCTACCAGGACGCGCTGAGCCGGATCATCAAGTCCGGCGCGAATCCTGCGAGCGAGCTCAAGTCCGTCGTGCGCAAGGTGCGGGCGGAGCTGGACCGGGTCAAGAAGAAGTCGTGA
- the nirD gene encoding nitrite reductase small subunit NirD has translation MSGSTSVSIQLRHEEDWLEICDRTQLVPGRGLAALLPDGRQAALFLDREGRAYAIDNRDPFTGAAVLSRGLLGTERGRPFVASPLLKQRFDLETGRCLDDEEVSVAVHPVRVA, from the coding sequence ATGAGCGGCTCGACCTCCGTCAGCATCCAACTCCGTCACGAAGAAGACTGGTTGGAGATCTGCGACCGTACGCAGCTCGTGCCGGGCCGGGGCCTCGCGGCCCTGTTGCCCGACGGCCGGCAGGCCGCGCTCTTCCTCGACCGCGAGGGCCGCGCGTACGCGATCGACAACCGCGACCCGTTCACGGGCGCCGCGGTCCTCTCCCGTGGTCTGCTCGGGACGGAACGGGGGCGGCCGTTCGTCGCCTCGCCGCTCCTGAAGCAGCGGTTCGACCTGGAGACGGGGCGGTGCCTGGACGACGAGGAGGTGTCGGTGGCGGTGCACCCGGTACGGGTTGCTTGA
- a CDS encoding group III truncated hemoglobin, with translation MDITTRADLNVLLRRFYTAAFADPLIGPFFTEIAGTDLDVHMPRITDFWERALLRSAEYRRNAFAPHVELHSARPLTAEHFGRWVQLWHATIDGRHQGPNADRAKAQGERIAVAMLRRLHGKDASTAGEGPGFIPLAALDLRRAA, from the coding sequence GTGGACATCACGACCCGCGCCGATCTCAACGTGCTCCTCCGCCGCTTCTACACCGCGGCCTTCGCCGACCCGCTGATCGGCCCCTTCTTCACGGAGATCGCCGGCACCGACCTCGACGTGCACATGCCGCGCATCACCGACTTCTGGGAGCGCGCGCTCCTCCGCTCCGCCGAGTACCGCCGCAACGCGTTCGCGCCGCACGTCGAGCTGCACTCCGCCCGCCCGCTGACCGCCGAGCACTTCGGCCGCTGGGTGCAGCTGTGGCACGCCACGATCGACGGGCGGCACCAGGGGCCGAACGCGGACCGCGCGAAGGCGCAGGGCGAGCGGATCGCGGTCGCGATGCTGCGCCGCCTCCACGGCAAGGACGCGTCGACCGCGGGCGAAGGCCCCGGATTCATTCCGCTGGCGGCGCTGGATCTCCGCAGGGCGGCCTGA
- the nirB gene encoding nitrite reductase large subunit NirB: protein MPTPAQTPLPRPTLVLVGHGMVGQRFLEAAAAQGLTSTHRIVVLCEEPRPAYDRVQLTSYFSGRTPDELSLTDRGFLDEHGIELYVGDAAESFDREARTVTARSGAVFAYDKLVLATGSYPFVPPVPGKDATGCFVYRTIEDLLAIEEYAKRHATTGAVVGGGLLGLEAAGALQGLGLATHIVEFAPRLMPVQVDEGGGAALLRTITGMGLTVHTGTGTQEIVTGDDGAVTGMRLSDGSELATDLVVFSAGVRPRDQLARDHGLTVGERGGITVDERCRTSDPDVYAIGECALAADGRVYGLVAPGYEMAQTAAADIADREASFTGADLSTKLKLLGVDVASFGDAHGAAEGCLDVVYTDSRSGTYKKLVMSPDGELLGGILVGDAEQYGVLRPLTGTVPPVPAEQLVLPAGAGAPVALGPEALPGSAVICNCHNVTKDAICACSSLPEVKKCTKAGTGCGSCLKVIGQLLPKSGDDGLCGCFAQTRQELYEIVRALRVTSFRELLDGHGREEARGGEGCDECKPAVGSIIASLAPSIGAQGYVLDGEQAALQDTNDHFLANLQKNGSYSVVPRIPGGEITPEKLIVIGEVARDFGLYTKITGGQRIDLFGARVEQLPMIWTRLVDAGFESGHAYGKALRTVKSCVGQTWCRYGVQDSVRMAIDLELRYRGLRAPHKLKSAVSGCARECAEAQSKDFGVIATASGWNLYVGGNGGATPRHADLLAQDLGDAELVRLIDRFLMFYIRTADRLERTAAWLDRIDGGLDHVRDVVVHDSLGICDELESLMAAHVTHYRDEWAETLDDPERLARFVSFVNAPGVPDPTVGFVPERDQIKPDLPLLSIGTRPLEGATR, encoded by the coding sequence ATCGAGCTGTACGTCGGCGACGCGGCGGAGAGCTTCGATCGCGAGGCGAGGACGGTCACCGCGCGCTCGGGCGCCGTGTTCGCGTACGACAAGCTCGTGCTCGCCACCGGCTCCTACCCGTTCGTGCCGCCGGTGCCCGGCAAGGACGCGACGGGCTGTTTCGTCTACCGCACCATCGAGGACCTGCTGGCCATCGAGGAGTACGCGAAGCGGCACGCGACGACCGGCGCGGTCGTCGGCGGCGGGCTGCTCGGCCTGGAGGCGGCGGGTGCGCTGCAGGGCCTCGGACTCGCCACGCACATCGTGGAGTTCGCGCCCCGGCTGATGCCCGTGCAGGTCGACGAGGGCGGTGGCGCGGCGCTCCTGCGGACCATCACGGGCATGGGCCTGACCGTGCACACCGGCACCGGCACGCAGGAGATCGTGACCGGCGACGACGGCGCCGTGACGGGCATGAGGCTGTCCGACGGGAGTGAACTCGCCACGGATCTCGTGGTGTTCTCGGCGGGCGTGCGGCCGCGTGATCAGCTGGCCCGCGACCACGGTCTGACGGTCGGCGAGCGCGGCGGCATCACGGTCGACGAGCGGTGCCGCACCAGCGATCCGGACGTGTACGCGATCGGCGAGTGCGCGCTGGCGGCGGACGGCCGCGTCTACGGCCTGGTCGCGCCGGGCTACGAGATGGCGCAGACCGCGGCCGCCGACATCGCCGACCGGGAGGCGAGCTTCACCGGCGCCGACCTCTCCACCAAGCTGAAGCTCCTCGGCGTCGACGTCGCGTCGTTCGGCGACGCGCACGGCGCGGCGGAGGGCTGCCTCGACGTCGTCTACACGGACTCGCGCTCGGGCACGTACAAGAAGCTGGTGATGTCGCCCGACGGTGAGCTCCTCGGCGGCATCCTCGTCGGCGACGCCGAGCAGTACGGGGTGCTGCGGCCGCTCACCGGGACCGTGCCGCCGGTGCCCGCCGAACAGCTGGTGCTGCCCGCAGGCGCGGGCGCCCCGGTCGCGCTCGGCCCGGAGGCGCTGCCCGGCTCGGCGGTGATCTGCAACTGTCACAACGTCACCAAGGACGCGATCTGCGCCTGCTCCAGTCTGCCCGAGGTGAAGAAGTGCACCAAGGCCGGTACGGGCTGCGGCAGTTGCCTCAAGGTGATCGGGCAGCTGCTGCCGAAGAGCGGTGACGACGGGCTGTGCGGGTGTTTCGCGCAGACCCGCCAGGAGCTGTACGAGATCGTGCGCGCCCTGCGCGTCACCTCGTTCCGCGAGCTGCTCGACGGGCACGGCCGTGAGGAGGCGCGGGGCGGTGAGGGCTGCGACGAGTGCAAGCCGGCGGTCGGCTCGATCATCGCGTCGCTCGCGCCGTCGATCGGAGCGCAGGGGTACGTCCTGGACGGCGAGCAGGCCGCGCTGCAGGACACCAACGACCATTTCCTCGCCAACCTCCAGAAGAACGGCTCCTATTCGGTGGTGCCCCGCATCCCCGGCGGCGAGATCACACCCGAGAAGCTGATCGTCATCGGTGAGGTGGCACGGGACTTCGGGCTCTACACGAAGATCACCGGCGGCCAGCGCATCGATCTGTTCGGCGCGCGCGTCGAGCAACTGCCCATGATCTGGACGCGCCTGGTGGACGCGGGCTTCGAGTCCGGGCACGCGTACGGCAAGGCGCTGCGCACCGTGAAGTCCTGCGTCGGGCAGACCTGGTGCCGCTACGGCGTGCAGGACTCCGTGCGCATGGCCATCGACCTGGAGCTGCGCTACCGGGGCCTGCGCGCCCCGCACAAGCTGAAGTCGGCGGTGTCCGGGTGCGCCCGCGAGTGCGCGGAGGCCCAGTCCAAGGACTTCGGCGTCATCGCCACGGCGAGCGGCTGGAACCTGTACGTCGGCGGGAACGGCGGCGCGACCCCGCGCCACGCGGACCTGCTCGCGCAGGACCTCGGCGACGCCGAACTGGTGCGTCTCATCGACCGGTTCCTCATGTTCTACATCCGCACCGCGGACCGCCTCGAGCGCACCGCCGCCTGGCTCGACCGGATCGACGGCGGCCTCGACCACGTCCGCGACGTCGTCGTCCACGACTCGCTGGGCATCTGCGACGAGCTGGAGTCACTGATGGCCGCGCACGTCACGCACTACCGCGACGAGTGGGCCGAGACGCTGGACGACCCGGAGCGGCTCGCGCGCTTCGTCTCCTTCGTGAACGCGCCGGGTGTGCCGGACCCCACGGTCGGCTTCGTCCCGGAGCGCGACCAGATCAAGCCCGACCTCCCCCTTCTGTCCATCGGCACCCGCCCCCTGGAAGGAGCCACGCGATGA
- a CDS encoding TetR/AcrR family transcriptional regulator: MARTKEFDPDAALQSALELFWRRGYEATSMADLVEALGIGRASIYATFGNKHELYLKALERYATHQNPRLLDELSQPGPALPAVRALLRRFGTEASTGEGRLNGCFITNTAAELGPHDESAARRVERSWEHLETLLHSALVRARAQGELPEGRDPLTLARMLLVVMQGLRVVGKASKDPARVRDAVEQALALLD; encoded by the coding sequence GTGGCCAGGACCAAGGAATTCGATCCGGACGCCGCGCTGCAGTCGGCCCTGGAGCTGTTCTGGCGGCGCGGCTACGAGGCGACGTCGATGGCGGACCTCGTGGAGGCGCTCGGCATCGGGCGCGCGAGCATCTACGCGACCTTCGGGAACAAGCACGAGCTGTACCTGAAGGCGCTGGAGCGGTACGCGACGCACCAGAACCCGCGCCTGCTCGACGAGCTCTCCCAGCCGGGCCCGGCCCTGCCCGCCGTCCGTGCGCTGCTGCGCCGCTTCGGAACCGAGGCGTCCACCGGCGAAGGGCGCCTGAACGGCTGCTTCATCACGAACACGGCGGCCGAGCTCGGCCCGCACGACGAGTCCGCCGCCCGCCGCGTCGAGCGCAGCTGGGAGCACCTGGAGACGCTGCTGCACTCCGCGCTGGTCCGGGCGCGGGCACAGGGCGAGCTGCCCGAGGGCCGCGATCCGCTGACGCTCGCCCGCATGCTGCTCGTCGTCATGCAGGGCCTGCGCGTGGTCGGCAAGGCGTCCAAGGACCCGGCGCGGGTGCGGGACGCGGTGGAGCAGGCGCTGGCCCTGCTCGACTGA
- a CDS encoding carbohydrate ABC transporter permease, which produces MTAPVKRRRPATAPRTRSTDDALVRAGRALRVVLLIALALLFLIPFYLLVRNGLASEDDITSPDWTFFPATLHWSNISELFDDPTVPMARALLNSSLIAIATTLGTLLLASLAGYGLARIPYRYADHVFYAILGTMMVPAAVTFVPSFVLVSSLGWVSTLRGLIVPTLFSAFACFIFRQYFLGFPRELEDAARVDGLGHWRTYWRVVVPNSRPVFAAVGTIVFIGAWNSFLWPLVIGQDREAWTVQVALATFTTSQVIRLHVLFIAAAVSIVPLLVVFLFFQRWIVAGVERSGIDD; this is translated from the coding sequence ATGACCGCACCCGTGAAACGTCGACGTCCCGCGACGGCACCCCGCACCAGATCCACGGACGACGCCCTGGTCAGAGCGGGCCGTGCCCTGCGCGTCGTCCTCCTCATCGCCCTGGCGCTCCTCTTCCTGATCCCCTTCTACCTTCTGGTACGCAACGGCCTGGCGTCCGAGGACGACATCACGTCCCCCGACTGGACGTTCTTCCCGGCCACGCTGCACTGGTCGAACATCTCCGAGCTCTTCGACGACCCGACGGTCCCGATGGCGCGGGCCCTGCTCAACTCCTCGCTGATCGCGATCGCGACCACACTCGGCACCCTGCTCCTCGCCTCCCTCGCGGGCTACGGCCTGGCCCGCATCCCCTACCGCTACGCCGACCACGTCTTCTACGCCATCCTCGGCACGATGATGGTCCCGGCGGCCGTCACCTTCGTCCCGAGCTTCGTCCTGGTCTCGTCCCTCGGCTGGGTCTCGACCCTGCGCGGCCTGATCGTCCCCACCCTCTTCTCGGCCTTCGCGTGCTTCATCTTCCGCCAGTACTTCCTGGGCTTCCCGCGGGAGCTGGAGGACGCGGCGCGGGTCGACGGCCTGGGCCACTGGCGTACGTACTGGCGCGTCGTCGTCCCGAACTCCCGCCCCGTCTTCGCCGCGGTCGGCACGATCGTGTTCATCGGCGCGTGGAACTCCTTCCTGTGGCCCCTGGTCATCGGCCAGGACCGCGAGGCGTGGACGGTCCAGGTCGCCCTGGCCACGTTCACGACGTCCCAGGTCATCCGCCTGCACGTGCTGTTCATAGCGGCGGCGGTGTCGATCGTGCCGCTGCTGGTGGTCTTCCTGTTCTTCCAGCGGTGGATCGTGGCGGGGGTGGAGAGGTCGGGGATCGACGACTGA